The proteins below are encoded in one region of Misgurnus anguillicaudatus chromosome 24, ASM2758022v2, whole genome shotgun sequence:
- the LOC129438046 gene encoding tapasin-related protein isoform X2: MFSIMMWGFRILILLLLCSGLNGFKSFHDVQWLPCQFVDEKVHVNEEGHIETQYIYRKAAIQFGNIGDSPLYPTITFLVTASKVDMRRYVEGGVDDRLNCEIRRYSTADKGHVKRWPTMGAQEYDVWFSCTLRHKGEFIITTFLRHTPSDPAKGKVDYLQWLTVNDKDLLTTSAAMVVLTRTPSVEVGFLKEPTLHCQFAVDHKNPNVTVYWKLQRSHGKRSQLFSYTSRTGTSDGTGVSVKAIGVGNASFKLSPTRKHSEGTYICSILVPPLSCSHNILLHLREQPRVSLNVGSTLSLTLGEGHKVACDAEGYYPMDVNIEWLREPVSDSPSPVLLKNVWHSSHRFHHNGTYSLSAFLQLRPGLGDSGYKYTCKVSHTSLLVPIRKSFMLTVIVPDLTMWYIKVIGLNGVILGIVFKLLRQLIACKSFFLHNFLHIPPFACLFFIYSIVQTLMLVTFFLF; this comes from the exons gtttaaatggatttaaatcTTTTCATGATGTTCAGTGGCTTCCTTGTCAGTTTGTGGATGAGAAAGTGCACGTGAATGAGGAGGGTCACATAGAGACCCAGTATATTTATAGAAAAGCGGCGATTCAGTTTGGTAATATTGGTGACAGCCCTTTATACCCCACTATAACCTTTCTTGTTACTG CTTCTAAAGTAGACATGAGGCGTTATGTGGAGGGAGGTGTTGATGACAGATTAAACTGTGAGATCCGTAGATACAGCACAGCAGATAAAGGGCATGTAAAGCGGTGGCCTACTATGGGAGCACAAGAGTATGATGTCTGGTTCAGCTGTACTTTACGTCATAAAGGCGAGTTCATCATCACCACTTTCCTCAGACACACACCTTCTGATCCTGCCAAAGGAAAGGTGGACTATCTTCAATGGTTAACAGTTAATGATAAGGATCTTCTGACAACATCAG CTGCGATGGTTGTCCTGACACGGACCCCTTCTGTAGAAGTGGGGTTTCTGAAGGAGCCGACCCTACACTGTCAGTTTGCAGTGGATCACAAGAATCCCAATGTAACCGTGTATTGGAAACTTCAGAGAAGTCACGGGAAACGCAGCCAGCTGTTTAGCTACACCAGCCGTACAGGGACATCTGATGGTACGGGAGTGTCTGTCAAGGCCATTGGTGTTGGAAACGCCTCCTTTAAACTTTCACCCACAAGAAAACATTCAGAGGGCACTTACATCTGCTCCATTCTCGTCCCTCCTCTTAGTTGCAGCCATAATATACTTCTTCATCTAAGAG AACAACCCCGTGTGTCTTTGAATGTGGGCTCTACGTTGTCTCTGACACTTGGTGAGGGGCATAAGGTTGCGTGTGATGCAGAAGGATACTATCCAATGGATGTGAACATTGAATGGTTACGAGAACCAGTCAGCGACAGCCCCTCACCTGTGTTACTGAAAAATGTTTGGCACTCCAGTCATCGGTTTCATCACAATGGCACATACTCTCTCTCAGCCTTTCTTCAATTACGGCCTGGCCTGGGGGACTCAGGATATAAGTACACTTGCAAAGTATCCCATACGTCTTTGCTTGTACCCATTCGAAAAAGCTTCATGCTTACAGTCATAG TACCTGACTTGACTATGTGGTATATCAAAGTCATTGGACTTAATGGTGTCATTTTAGGAATTGTTTTTAAGCTGCTGCGTCAATTAATTGCTTGTAAGTCATTTTTTCTTCATAACTTCTTGCACATCCCTCCATTTGCTTGTTTATTCTTCATATACAGCATTGTGCAAACTTTAATGCTCGTAacgttttttctcttttag
- the LOC129438046 gene encoding tapasin-related protein isoform X3, with amino-acid sequence MFSIMMWGFRILILLLLCSGLNGFKSFHDVQWLPCQFVDEKVHVNEEGHIETQYIYRKAAIQFGNIGDSPLYPTITFLVTASKVDMRRYVEGGVDDRLNCEIRRYSTADKGHVKRWPTMGAQEYDVWFSCTLRHKGEFIITTFLRHTPSDPAKGKVDYLQWLTVNDKDLLTTSAAMVVLTRTPSVEVGFLKEPTLHCQFAVDHKNPNVTVYWKLQRSHGKRSQLFSYTSRTGTSDGTGVSVKAIGVGNASFKLSPTRKHSEGTYICSILVPPLSCSHNILLHLREQPRVSLNVGSTLSLTLGEGHKVACDAEGYYPMDVNIEWLREPVSDSPSPVLLKNVWHSSHRFHHNGTYSLSAFLQLRPGLGDSGYKYTCKVSHTSLLVPIRKSFMLTVIVPDLTMWYIKVIGLNGVILGIVFKLLRQLIASRKAPFKFPDPLACVACV; translated from the exons gtttaaatggatttaaatcTTTTCATGATGTTCAGTGGCTTCCTTGTCAGTTTGTGGATGAGAAAGTGCACGTGAATGAGGAGGGTCACATAGAGACCCAGTATATTTATAGAAAAGCGGCGATTCAGTTTGGTAATATTGGTGACAGCCCTTTATACCCCACTATAACCTTTCTTGTTACTG CTTCTAAAGTAGACATGAGGCGTTATGTGGAGGGAGGTGTTGATGACAGATTAAACTGTGAGATCCGTAGATACAGCACAGCAGATAAAGGGCATGTAAAGCGGTGGCCTACTATGGGAGCACAAGAGTATGATGTCTGGTTCAGCTGTACTTTACGTCATAAAGGCGAGTTCATCATCACCACTTTCCTCAGACACACACCTTCTGATCCTGCCAAAGGAAAGGTGGACTATCTTCAATGGTTAACAGTTAATGATAAGGATCTTCTGACAACATCAG CTGCGATGGTTGTCCTGACACGGACCCCTTCTGTAGAAGTGGGGTTTCTGAAGGAGCCGACCCTACACTGTCAGTTTGCAGTGGATCACAAGAATCCCAATGTAACCGTGTATTGGAAACTTCAGAGAAGTCACGGGAAACGCAGCCAGCTGTTTAGCTACACCAGCCGTACAGGGACATCTGATGGTACGGGAGTGTCTGTCAAGGCCATTGGTGTTGGAAACGCCTCCTTTAAACTTTCACCCACAAGAAAACATTCAGAGGGCACTTACATCTGCTCCATTCTCGTCCCTCCTCTTAGTTGCAGCCATAATATACTTCTTCATCTAAGAG AACAACCCCGTGTGTCTTTGAATGTGGGCTCTACGTTGTCTCTGACACTTGGTGAGGGGCATAAGGTTGCGTGTGATGCAGAAGGATACTATCCAATGGATGTGAACATTGAATGGTTACGAGAACCAGTCAGCGACAGCCCCTCACCTGTGTTACTGAAAAATGTTTGGCACTCCAGTCATCGGTTTCATCACAATGGCACATACTCTCTCTCAGCCTTTCTTCAATTACGGCCTGGCCTGGGGGACTCAGGATATAAGTACACTTGCAAAGTATCCCATACGTCTTTGCTTGTACCCATTCGAAAAAGCTTCATGCTTACAGTCATAG TACCTGACTTGACTATGTGGTATATCAAAGTCATTGGACTTAATGGTGTCATTTTAGGAATTGTTTTTAAGCTGCTGCGTCAATTAATTGCTT ctcgAAAAGCTCCCTTTAAG